In Perca fluviatilis chromosome 18, GENO_Pfluv_1.0, whole genome shotgun sequence, one genomic interval encodes:
- the LOC120546379 gene encoding trace amine-associated receptor 1-like — protein sequence MEPEVTVPGTYNVNEIHPCYVLANTTYIFTSNPSIICVLLYFFLSTLSVVTICGNFLVIISIIYFKQLHIPTNYLILSLAVADLLVGVLVFPFSMVFTVTSCWYHEGLFCKVRGSFDVTLSTASILNLCCISIDRYYAVCKPLVYESKINDHIIRIMILVSWGIASLIGIGIIIAGFNQGKCEESCLIDALISTTLACIFSFYIPVIIMLSIYLKIFLVAQEQARSIQNTTCQSKKSGGTVSKNERKATKTLAIVLGVFLLCWTPYFLCIIFQPLTYNVTPIAVIETLNWLTLLNSMLNPFIYAFFYSWFRSAFRMIISGKIFQGHFANSKLL from the coding sequence ATGGAACCAGAAGTGACTGTCCCCGGGACTTACAATGTTAATGAAATACATCCCTGCTATGTATTAGCTAACACAACCTACATATTTACAAGCAACCCTTCCATAATATgcgttttattatattttttccttagCACATTGTCTGTTGTCACAATATGTGGAAACTTTCTTGTAATAATCTCCATCATTTACTTCAAACAGCTCCACATCCCTACTAACTACCTtattctctctctggctgtggCTGACCTGCTTGTGGGAGTTTTAGTTTTTCCTTTTAGCATGGTATTCACTGTAACCTCGTGTTGGTATCATGAgggtttattttgtaaagtacgAGGAAGCTTTGATGTTACACTGAGCACAGCTTCAATTTTGAACTTATGCTGTATTTCTATTGACAGATATTACGCAGTTTGTAAGCCTCTTGTTTATGaaagtaaaattaatgatcaTATTATTAGGATTATGATCCTGGTGAGCTGGGGAATTGCTTCTTTGATTGGGATTGGCATCATTATTGCAGGTTTTAATCAAGGAAAATGTGAAGAAAGTTGTTTAATTGATGCTCTAATATCAACCACTCTAGCGTGCATATTTTCCTTTTATATCCCAGTCATTATAATGCTTAGTATCTACCTGAAGATCTTCCTTGTTGCACAGGAACAGGCACGCAGCATCCAAAACACAACCTGTCAGAGCAAAAAGTCTGGAGGAACTGTGAGTAAGAATGAGAGAAAGGCCACTAAAACTCTGGCTATTGTTTTGGGAGTTTTTCTCTTGTGTTGGACTCCTTACTTTCTTTGTATCATATTTCAGCCTTTAACATATAACGTTACACCAATTGCTGTGATAGAAACACTTAACTGGCTTACACTTTTAAATTCAATGCTCAATCCATTCATTTATGCTTTCTTTTACAGCTGGTTCAGATCAGCTTTCAGAATGATCATTTCGGGAAAGATATTTCAGGGACATTTTGCCAACTCAAAACTTCTTTGA
- the LOC120546380 gene encoding trace amine-associated receptor 1-like encodes MDMGISINRTNDLTVIHPCYKIDASSVLTSNPSGICVLLHIFLGSLSVVTVCGNLVVIISIIYFKQLHTPTNYLILSLAVADLLVGFLVIPLTMEFSETLCLYYEGLFCEVRSTVDVSLCTSSILHLCCISIDRYYAVCQPLTYRTKINDHVAVIMILVSWGVSVVIVISFIIVGINQEKCAATCLINAIMANIFGLIFSFYLPVILMLCIYFKIFLVAQKQARSIQNTTCPSKTSGATVSKNERKATKTLAIVMGFFLICWLPFFLCTTVRSFSHVYVPLPLIELLNWLAVSNSMLNPFIYAFFYSWFRSAFRMIISGKIIQDDFTNSKLL; translated from the coding sequence ATGGATATGGGAATCAGCATTAACAGGACTAATGATCTTACTGTGATACATCCCTGCTATAAAATAGATGCCTCTTCCGTACTGACAAGCAACCCTTCCGGAATATGTGTATTGTTACATATTTTCCTTGGCTCATTATCTGTTGTAACTGTATGTGGAAACCTTGTTGTAATAATCTCCATCATTTACTTCAAACAGCTCCACACTCCTACTAACTACCTtattctctctctggctgtggCTGACCTGCTTGTTGGCTTTTTGGTCATTCCTCTCACCATGGAATTCTCAGAAACATTATGTCTGTACTATGAAGGTTTATTTTGTGAAGTACGGAGCACCGTTGATGTATCGCTGTGCACATCTTCTATTCTGCACCTGTGTTGTATTTCTATTGACAGATATTATGCAGTGTGTCAGCCTCTGACCTATAGaactaaaataaatgatcatgtTGCTGTCATCATGATCTTGGTTAGTTGGGGGGTTTCTGTCGTAATTGTAATTAGCTTCATAATTGTAGGAATAAACCAAGAAAAGTGTGCCGCAACATGTTTAATTAATGCTATAATGGCAAACATTTTTGGacttattttctcattttacctCCCAGTGATTCTAATGCTGTGTATCTACTTTAAGATTTTCCTTGTTGCACAGAAACAGGCACGCAGCATCCAGAACACAACCTGTCCGAGCAAAACGTCTGGAGCAACTGTCAGTAAGAATGAAAGGAAAGCCACCAAAACTCTGGCTATCGTTATGGGATTCTTTTTGATTTGTTggcttcctttctttctttgtacTACCGTTCGTTCTTTCAGTCATGTCTATGTGCCACTTCCTTTGATTGAATTACTTAACTGGCTTGCAGTGTCAAATTCAATGCTCAATCCATTTATTTATGCTTTCTTTTACAGCTGGTTCAGATCAGCTTTTAGAATGATAATTTCTGggaaaataattcaagatgATTTTACCAACTCAAAACTGCTCTGA
- the LOC120546382 gene encoding trace amine-associated receptor 1-like, which translates to MKGNPSAMCVLLYIFLGSLSVVTVCGNLLVIISIIYFKQLHSPTNSLILSLAVADLLVGVVVFPVSMAFTVTSCFYYKNIFYRYYAVCQPLMYRTKINVNVVMVMILLSWGVSVLIAIGFMIPDLKHEKCEENCFIDALLANILGPVFAFYLPVIVMLCIYLKIFLVAQEQVRSIQNNTCQSKKSGATVSKMERKATKTLATVLGVFLMCWTPFFLCFISQLLPHVSVPLPLFETLNWLALLNSMLNPFIYAFFYSWFRSAFRMIVSGKIFQGDFSNTKLL; encoded by the exons ATGAAAGGCAACCCTTCTGcaatgtgtgttttattgtatattttcctTGGCTCATTATCTGTTGTCACAGTATGTGGAAACCTTCTTGTAATAATCTCCATAATCTATTTCAAACAGCTCCACAGTCCTACTaactctctcattctctctctggctgtggCTGACCTGCTTgttggtgttgtagtttttcctgTCAGCATGGCATTTACTGTAACCTcgtgtttttattataaaaatatatttt ACAGATATTATGCAGTGTGTCAGCCTCTGATGTACAGAACTAAGATAAATGTTAACGTTGTCATGGTCATGATCCTGCTCAGCTGGGGTGTTTCTGTTCTAATTGCCATTGGCTTTATGATTCCAgatttaaaacatgaaaaatgtgaAGAAAATTGTTTTATTGATGCCCTACTTGCAAACATTTTGGGACCCGTCTTCGCATTTTATCTACCAGTGATTGTAATGCTCTGTATCTACCTAAAGATTTTCCTTGTTGCACAGGAACAGGTACGCAGCATCCAGAATAACACCTGTCAGAGTAAAAAGTCTGGAGCAACTGTCAGTAAGATGGAGAGAAAGGCCACTAAAACTCTTGCGACCGTTTTGGGAGTTTTCCTGATGTGTTGGactcctttctttctctgttttatcTCTCAGCTTTTGCCCCATGTGTCAGTGCCACTTCCATTGTTTGAAACACTTAACTGGCTTGCACTGTTAAACTCCATGCTCAAtccatttatttatgcattCTTTTACAGCTGGTTCAGATCAGCTTTCAGAATGATCGTTTCTGGGAAAATATTTCAAGGTGATTTTTctaacacaaaactgctttga
- the LOC120546383 gene encoding trace amine-associated receptor 1-like produces the protein MKGNPSPMCVLLYIFLGSLSVVTVCGNLLVIISIIYFQQLHTPTNSLILSLAVADLLVGFVVFPVSMAFTVTSCFYHKDIFYRYYAVCQPLIYRTKINVNVVMVMILLSWGVSLLVTIGFRIPDLKHEKCEENCFNDALLADICGPMMSFYLPVIVMLCIYLKIFLVAQKQARSIQNNTCQSKKSGATVSKMERKATKTLATVLGVFLMCWSPFFLCFTFQLFLHVSVPLPLFETLNWLALLNSMLNPFIYAFFYSWFRSAFRMIISGKIFQGDFSNTKLL, from the exons ATGAAAGGCAACCCTTCTCcaatgtgtgttttattatatattttcctTGGCTCATTATCTGTTGTCACAGTATGTGGAAACCTTCTTGTAATAATCTCCATCATCTACTTCCAACAGCTCCACACTCCTACTaactctctcattctctctctggctgtggCTGACCTGCTTGTTGGTTTTGTAGTTTTTCCTGTCAGCATGGCATTCACTGTAACCTCGTGTTTTTATCATAAAGATATATTTT ACAGATATTATGCAGTGTGTCAACCTCTGATCTACAGAACTAAGATAAATGTTAACGTTGTCATGGTCATGATCCTGCTCAGCTGGGGTGTTTCTCTTCTAGTTACAATTGGCTTTAGGATTCCAgatttaaaacatgaaaaatgtgaAGAAAATTGCTTTAATGATGCCCTACTTGCAGACATTTGTGGACCCATGATGTCATTTTATCTACCAGTGATTGTAATGCTCTGTATCTACCTAAAGATTTTCCTTGTGGCACAGAAACAGGCACGCAGCATCCAGAATAACACCTGTCAGAGTAAAAAGTCTGGAGCAACTGTCAGTAAGATGGAGAGAAAGGCCACTAAAACTCTTGCGACCGTTTTGGGAGTTTTCCTGATGTGTTggtctcctttctttctctgttttacCTTTCAGCTTTTTCTCCATGTGTCAGTGCCACTTCCATTGTTTGAAACACTTAACTGGCTTGCACTGTTAAACTCCATGCTCAATCCATTTATTTATGCTTTCTTTTACAGCTGGTTCAGATCAGCTTTCAGAATGATCATTTCTGGGAAAATATTTCAAGGTGATTTTtccaacacaaaactgctttga